GTGTGTTTGAGACAACACTTTTGCAGTGTTGTCTCTTCTCTCGTATTTTGGTCACTACTAAAAAGTGTTGCCTATTTGCAATAAAATGCAACTCTTTTTACGTGTTGCTTAAAAATTGGAATTTGCAATCCTTTGAAATCTTGCCTGTTAGTTTTGAATATGCAACCCTTTAAACTTTAAAGTATTACCTTTTCTTTTGGATATGCAACCTATACAAGTGTTGCTTTTTCTTTTGGATATGCAACCTATACAAGTGTTGCTCTTTCTTTTGAATATGCAACTATACAAGTGTTGTCTAATATTCAAAATATGCAACTAATAAAAGAGTTGCcttttgacaaaaataaatgttacttttgtaataaaaatacaaaaaaaaaacaataaatttacaATAAAACTTTTTGTACATAAAtgtgtaattattttaattaataaataaatttgtgcacaataaaaaaatttataaaaagacaataactaataataaagttctaattaaaatagatattaaaagATTCAATTAGTATTTCAAATACATatttatcaataattctcaacaaaataataaaatttttgtccGACAATAATTATCATAACAAAATAGTAATTAATATTTGTTAAAAAGATGTTAATCTACTTGCATATTTTATATCCATACTTGACTTGTCCCATATATGCTAAATCTGCAAATAATACATAACAAAAAATACGCAACTTATCAATAAAACtgaaaatttataataataaaaatttcatgAGGTTAGAGTCCAAAATTTAATCAATTCATTagaacttttttctttttgggttTTTCAAGCTGTATAAACTCTCCAGAATTCAAATATTCGTCATCAAAGCATGTTCCAAGTTTAGtttcaataaaattatacaaAGATGAACTTAATGTAAGAAGTTCCAAACTGTTTAGAACTTTTGTCTACAACAGAAACCATGCTATTAAGTAACTTATTAGAAGAATCATGGCATGAGATTTAGGGTTTAAAGCCAAAATGAAAAAACGTGCAACCATACCTATTAGTCATTGATTCATTAAGATTGTGATAAAAGCATACTTATTGGAGCAGCTCTATTTCAACTCATTATGCCTTCCAATAACAGTTTGTGTTCCTGAATcaagctcttttctttttcgtccCGTTAGAAACAACAACTAattctattattattacttttacacaaatttaataaataaaaaagtgaatCAATAGGCACATACACTAGTAATACTAATTATAATAAACATGAAATCGAATCTTTAATGAATATCGGCATCCTTGTGTCATCACATCAAGTATAGAAACAACATTCTCTAGCAGTTGCAGCCAAGTACCTCCCTAGACGTGGTTGAAATCTCATCTGAGCGGTGCCACCCTGATCAATCCATAAGAGAATTGCCAATTAACACATTAAAGTGAATACATCATCACTTTAATAAACAACAAAACTAAACAGTGATTAAAAAAAGGTAAATAAAAGTAGCCTACTACTATATGCttcatagaaaaaaaaaagataactgaGGACTAGGATTCTACCTTGAAGACTCTTGCACAACTTCCATTATTTATGCTCCAATATTATATCTCGCCGTCACCATCACAATTCATATATAACAGGTtaacaaccaccattaaaaaaaaagggagagagGGGGTGTTTATAGaatggaaaaatttctggagcTGCAATTAGAACATATCTCTTAGAAAGGTCACGAGTATGCCAGGTGTCCGACCTGGAGAGAGACTATCACTGCTTTTACATGCTTTGTTCAGCACCACCAGAGGTGATTGAATTCTCCATAACAATCCTGAAAGAAATTAAACATAATTTATCAATCACAAGACTAACTGTTACAATTTACTCAATAGGATGCAAGAAGTACAAGTTGGGGAATCCAAAGCAATTCCACTATCTTAATCAATCAAACTGTTATGAAGTTTCAAATGTAGATGATGCAAAAGAATACTTGAAGACCAGAAATGCAATGGATATTGTAGGAATCAACCAGGAAGAACAGGTATAGGATCATCACATTTGTGcatcaaattttattatttcaatgaagcattgatttctttctatacatatatttaatttaacaaaattttcTTACACAGGATGCTATCTTTCGTGTGGTCGCCGCAATCCTCCACCTTGGTAACATTGACTTTGTCAAAGGGACTGAAGTTGATTCTTCCAAACTGAAAGATGAAAAACCACTCTTCCATCGGACAGCTACAGAGTTGTTCATGTAAAAATCATAGATCCATCCACAAATGCTTCTAGTTTCAGTGTTTCACCTTTAGTGTCCTTTAACTCACCATTTGACACAGATACTTTTTAAAGGGATTGCATATCGCTACACAGTATCCACGGAAACCAATCATACAGTGATGTTAACCCTAAGAAAGGTTTAATAACCAAATACCTGGAATTCTATAAAATCAACAAGAGTGTTGCAGCCTAATATCCTGATTTCATCTATTCGAGACTATTCTAGAAGAGTCCGAATTATCGCTAATAAACTACTGGCATATAGTGGCTTGCAAAATAAGAGTATCACTTGCATACTATTACATATTCTGATTATTTGAAATAGAATGAAGTGGCAATCCAACAATCAAAATCAAATGTACCAAAGCTTTATAGTACAGCAAAAATTGGCTGTCTAAGACTGGTTCAAAACATTTgccaaactaaaaaaaaaagtaaaaccacTCATTAGGAGGAAATTTATCAGAATAATGACAATTAGTTTAATTACTATATATGTGCCACTGAACTTACATCTGCTCCTTACATGACGATAAGAATTTCCTATATATGCACAAGACAAATTTATTTGAAGGATTTAAGTATTGCACAGCACATGGCCAGTTGGGAATCTATTCAGGAGATTCTAATTAGGCATTACAAAAGCAATACATTTTTTATGCAAGTTATGTTCAATTAAGTTAATTGCCAAAAAAATTAGACCACTATATGTATATCATTTAGCATGAATTTAAGAAATTAATACCACTGAGCCTGGAACTGGAGAATCTGTGTGCAAAATGGAAGAATCTCCTCATTGTTTTCTATCAGAAGAAAGAAAACCTTGGCAGGAGCATCAGCAACTCTGAAAGCTTCTGCGGTTGCCCGTACTAACCACAAGCTAGGGAAAACACTGAAAATTCAACACAAGAAACTCAGAAAAGACGCACATCATAATGATGAAagtgaaaatagaaagaaaagaaaaaatacacaGTACATACAGTTGTTTCTGAACATGTTTAGGCCTCGAATCTCAAAGCATAGCATTATATGCTAGCGACCTGAAAAAGCATATTTAATAAGCACATACACTTGACCCTCTCAAAGAACATATATACATCCTAAATACATTCCTCAATTTCCCCAATTTGAGAATAGAATTAGCTTCCTAAGATTACGGAGGAGAAAAAACCCCTAATCTGAGACATGATTACAGCGAGCAGTGAGGATTACAGCAGAGACGGCTCAAGCAGAGTTAAATTTCCGGAATAGCGGCGGTAGCCTCCAACAACTCCGGTGAGCTTCCTCAACGACAGTGGTGGCAGGAGCTTCGACGGTGCTAACCGAGGCTTGACGGCGGCAAGAACAGCGGCGGTCGAAGCTCAGCAGCAACGGAGACCAGGCGCGGCGGCGACTCCACACGCGATGGTGACAATGACGGCTTCGCCTCCTTCGCGCGCGCTCTTTCTTCTCCGTCCGTGGCTATGGTTCGCGGTCCCTTCCGTTCGCAGTTCTGTTTCTGACGCGGCTCAAGGATGATCGGCGGCGACGACCAGATCTCCAGCGACGGCTAGAGGATGCACGACGGTGCCTTCTCCCTCCCAGTCCTGGCTTGCGCTCGAACTCTCTCCCATGGCTCCCTCCGCGAAcgctttctctctctctctccacgGTTCGACAATGACGCGACGGCGGCGGTAAGGCCCAGCGCGCCAGTGCGGTCTTCTTCTCCGCTCTCCTCTGCTTTTCCCATATCTCTCTCTCTCCGGTGATGGTGGTGCGGCGGCAAGACGCAGCACGGTCCCTCCTCCCTTCCCGATCTCCCTTCTCCCTCGGACTCccccctttcttctttcttcgttTCTAATTGTTGGAGTTAGGGTTTCTAATTGAAAATAGGGCTTGCAATTTTGTTTTGAACTCTAAGAATTTAAATAAGTAAATcagtaaataatatataaattataaagatGTATTTTGTATTaagttaaaaaaagaaaaaagtattttttgttaaaatatttggaaaaaaagtcaaaatttgagagaaaaaattttaatttatttttggcaACATTTATAATAAGAcgtttattaaaaatttaagaataaCACTTATAAAGtgtaatatataaatatcacAAATGTTGCTTATTTAATTTACAAAAGCAACACTTTTTATTTGTACTCTTAATTGATCAAAAGGAACATTTATGGTCTGTTATTAAAAAAGAGTTgcaaaaactttatttttatgtaacAAATATTAAGTGTTGTCTTTAATTAGTTTAGATAACATTTTTTGAGTGTTATTTGCAATATATGTTACAATAGCTAAGAAATGTTGTAGTAAATAATACTCACACAAcacttgaataaaaaaatataaatttaataaggTAAAAATTTGCATGCAGTTTGTCTTCATGCATgtaaagttaataattaaaaattattagataatttcatatatttgactaaattaatatttaataatttttaactctCAACTTTATATAAAGATAACTACATATGAGTTGTCACTATTAATATCGATCAAATTAAACAATCACTTTGTTATTTTAGATAGTTTTGTCATAcatctttataaaaaaaaagtcataaataattatttagatGTTTGTTTTTGGTTTGAGAAACCTTGGTAACTTGGTAAGGGTGTGCAAAACCTAGACGGAGTTGAAATTTAACCTAGATTTAAAGTATATTTTGTTGATTTAGATTTGTCAATTTTTTTGGCATTTATTTTGTATCTGGATTAGGATTATGTTTTGAATCAAATTATTTGAAATATATTGGATAAAATACTAGGGTTGAGCTTGAATCTATTAAATACTATCGTCTATACAAAATACAATTCTTAAGCATCGtgaaaaaataatagtaataaattattaagtatgatttaatttttttaaaaaattatttaatatttagtttaGTATAATAAAAGTCCGGTCCAACttaaatattaatgatttttaatatctaaaaaataaataataatactaaaaaaatctGATAAAGATgttattactaatatttttaattaaataaaatttttcaaatcgtataaaatagatttttttctttttgtgaccatttttcttgatttatttggtattaattctttttgttttaactGCTACAACTGAAAGATCTTTTTCAGCTATGAATATTGTAAATGActcaaaaacaaaatgaaatatgaatttgttgctaattttattttaattatattgaaaagaaaattgctgaaaaatttgacacaaattcTATTATCCATGAATTTGATGATACGAAAAATCAACCACTTCGTTAGTAAAATACACACATATTTTTTGCACTTAAAAATATATTCTctattgatatatttttataatacatcttacattatataattttttgtataattttttaatattatatatattattagccCCCACAATAATATTTCTAAATCCGTCTCTGTATGCACATGCGCACACATAAATCAAACAACATACTATAACTTACGTTGTCAATACTCATGTAAAGTATGAACAGTACGGTCTAGTCTGGTTAAAAATAAGTTTATCTGCTTTCTTTCGCTTCAATTTCATTAATACTGTGtgtaaaattacaaaaaataatttattttatttatttcacagGCATGGTGACTACAAAATTGTGTGTCTGCAAAATTGAGAAATACTACGTATAatgataaatatttatattttgacGTGAGGTGATAAATATAAGATTTTTAGTGATGTTAATAATTGAAAATACTTAGATGACAATTTTGTcaaatatgttaaataataatctaacatgtcttaattattaattttacaagAAGATAATTGTACGTAAGTtgttactaaaatttttttatttatttaaaaaaaaacaagaaatattttctCTTCAAAGGTTATTAAGATATTAGATAATGTCAAATGAATTGTAGTTATATATATCTaacaatatttttgtttctttatgTTTATGATCTAATATACATTAAAAAGAATACTGTATTTCATTATAACAATTGAGTCTCTAATCAATCGGTTGGAGTAGTAAATCTCATACTCTAAAATCGTAGCTAAGAAATGATTTTGCAGTACATATATATACCCCATGGAAAATTAGAAATATTGTTAATTAACTCAATTTGGTACCTAAAATTAACCTATGTcatttccaatttttttttgtcaaaataatAGCATAAGTCAAAATTCTTATAACAAAAAACACATAATAAATAAGTAAACAAtaatttagaaataattttaCTTATTAAAGTGGTCGTAGGTACTATCCCTTTCTCTCTcgcattttcattttcattttcaactCCGATTCTTCGAATTACTTTAATTGTTAAAAAGAAGAATCGGATATTCCTGCAGCAAGAATAAAATGTGAAAGATTCTAGTGTTTGAATCATCTAACTTTTTTCACCTTTGATGTATAATTTGGCCACGGAATTTAAGATTCTGATGAAGTGATGTGATGTGTAACACAATAAAAGTGTTCGTGCTATAGCCTATAGGTATAATACTTtctacatacatacatacatacgtATATATGTGTTTTATGTAGAAAAATactcaaaaattattaaaatttattattttttataataatttttaattattaattcaattttttaatttaataatatatttttagttcatatttttaaatattgataactaaaaataaataataaattttgataatttcttaatatatatttttttaaattttgtaattttacaAGAAATTTAGCTTCTAAATTGATCCAATGcaattgtatttatttatttttttaaaacagaaaattaataaattctCCAAAATATTTGATTCAGTGATTAAGAACTGCGATTGTTTATATTGTTGTGTGTACAAGCTTGCACCATTTCACATATGAATTAACACTCTATTCTTTGCATGCACCTAAGAGTTAATATATGTTGACTTTCTtcaaatagaataaataaaataattaaaattgatcAAACTGTGATTTTCAATTATAAGAATCACCCAACACGGTTTATTATATTCGTCactgaaaattaaatatatattgtttCAGAATTTAACAAAATTATCAAGTATTAgtaattt
This sequence is a window from Arachis stenosperma cultivar V10309 chromosome 10, arast.V10309.gnm1.PFL2, whole genome shotgun sequence. Protein-coding genes within it:
- the LOC130957785 gene encoding myosin-12-like, with the translated sequence MPGVRPGERLSLLLHALFSTTRGCKKYKLGNPKQFHYLNQSNCYEVSNVDDAKEYLKTRNAMDIVGINQEEQDAIFRVVAAILHLGNIDFVKGTEVDSSKLKDEKPLFHRTATELFM